A single genomic interval of Anopheles darlingi chromosome X, idAnoDarlMG_H_01, whole genome shotgun sequence harbors:
- the LOC125955915 gene encoding pregnancy-specific beta-1-glycoprotein 11-like, with translation MVMVTTVQLLRWLPVCTVLVTIQEWHRTLALRLTNMNVPEVVDYRDTVTLSCSYDLGVHQLNSVKWYKGNQEFYRYAPMLTPQVTVYPVDGIAIATDRPTICNQYLCSIRLTGLGRRSSGEYRCEISGDAPEFKLANGTRNMTVEALPVEDPTISGLSSSYLPHEHIAANCTSDRSSLPVRLLWFINGRTVPMEYLQQQQETTLESDAFQLRYRTLEMRVPIERLVQRELDNAIHIKCVATVDLVPAASREAAAVIALRSHRSSLFGFGGGHHSNAAASATTTTTVVGRSNVLLLLLVLLSAQPMLLTVVVMWVGFTVYSLPDSWPGRSL, from the exons AATGGCACCGGACGCTGGCCCTGCGGCTGACTAATATGAACGTACCGGAGGTGGTCGACTACCGTGACACGGTTACCCTTTCCTGCAGCTACGATCTCGGCGTGCACCAGTTGAACTCCGTCAAATGGTACAAGGGCAACCAGGAGTTTTACCG GTATGCCCCGATGCTGACGCCCCAGGTAACGGTGTACCCGGTCGACGGGATTGCCATcgcgacggaccgaccgaccatctgCAACCAGTACCTCTGCTCCATTCGTCTCACCGGGCTGGGACGGCGGTCGAGCGGCGAGTATCGGTGCGAGATATCGGGCGATGCGCCCGAGTTCAAGCTGGCAAATGGGACACGCAACATGACGGTCGAAGCACTGCCGGTGGAAGACCCAACCATTAGCGGGCTCAGCTCGAGCTATCTGCCCCACGAGCACATCGCCGCCAACTGCACCTCAGACCGGTCCAGCCTGCCCGTCCGGTTGCTGTGGTTCATCAACGGACGCACCGTCCCGATGGagtatctgcagcagcagcaggagacgACGCTCGAGAGCGACGCGTTCCAGCTGCGGTATCGTACCCTCGAGATGCGGGTCCCGATCGAACGGTTGGTGCAGCGCGAACTCGACAACGCCATCCATATCAAGTGCGTCGCGACGGTCGATCTGGTACCGGCGGCGAGCcgggaggcggcggcggtcatAGCGCTCCGTAGCCACCGATCGTCgctgttcggtttcggtggtggccatcacaGCAACGCAGccgcctccgccaccaccaccaccaccgtcgtcgggCGCAgcaatgtgctgctgctgttgctggtgctgctcagTG CTCAACCGATGCTACTTACCGTCGTGGTGATGTGGGTGGGATTTACGGTGTACTCGCTGCCCGattcctggcctggccgctcCCTCTGA